Proteins from a single region of Abyssalbus ytuae:
- a CDS encoding HlyD family secretion protein: MLNITQNKLNEKVDISNYKSVTTVSNKTHFKMFNRLLKVFFIICLFSMFLPWTQNIKGRGYVTTLLPGQRPQTIHSAIAGRIEKWYVREGDLVRKGDTILFISEIKDDYFDPMLVERTGQQVKAKELSVVSYTEKVKVLDKQITAIQNEQGLKLQQAQNKLRQSQLKVKSDSIDLKAAETQLSIATRQYDRVVQLHSEGLKAMTDVEEKQLKLQESQAKIISAENKLLAAKNEVINAEVELNRIRAEYTDKISKAESDKFTALSNQYDAEAQVTKLQNQQTNYEVRTGLHYITAPQSGYINKALQSGLGETFKEGAAIVGIMPDKFDMAVETYVEPIDLPLIHVGEKIRIQFDGWPTIFFSGWPNVSYGTYGGKIVAIENFISENGKYRILVAPDPGENPWPDVRVGSGAFTMALLKDVPVWFELWRKLNGFPPNYYKPVTPDNTGQKDKK; this comes from the coding sequence ATGCTCAATATCACTCAAAATAAACTCAACGAAAAAGTAGATATCAGCAACTACAAATCGGTTACCACCGTGAGCAACAAAACTCATTTCAAGATGTTTAACCGGCTGCTGAAGGTATTCTTTATAATTTGCCTGTTCAGTATGTTCCTGCCATGGACACAGAACATTAAAGGCAGGGGATATGTAACTACGCTACTTCCGGGTCAACGGCCGCAAACTATTCATTCTGCTATTGCGGGCCGTATTGAAAAGTGGTATGTACGGGAAGGCGACCTGGTGCGGAAAGGAGATACTATCCTGTTTATTTCGGAGATAAAGGACGATTATTTTGATCCCATGCTGGTAGAGCGTACCGGGCAGCAGGTTAAAGCCAAGGAATTATCGGTTGTTTCTTATACTGAAAAAGTAAAGGTGCTGGACAAACAGATCACTGCTATTCAAAATGAACAGGGGCTCAAGCTTCAGCAGGCACAGAACAAACTCCGGCAATCGCAGCTTAAGGTAAAGAGTGACAGTATTGACCTGAAAGCCGCCGAAACACAGTTAAGCATTGCCACACGCCAGTATGACAGGGTTGTACAATTGCACTCCGAAGGGTTGAAAGCCATGACGGATGTTGAAGAAAAGCAACTGAAATTACAGGAATCACAGGCAAAGATCATTTCTGCAGAGAACAAATTACTGGCCGCCAAAAATGAGGTGATCAATGCTGAAGTTGAACTGAACCGTATCCGGGCTGAATACACCGACAAGATCTCCAAGGCCGAAAGCGATAAATTTACGGCCCTGAGCAATCAATATGATGCCGAAGCACAGGTGACGAAGCTTCAGAACCAGCAGACCAATTACGAGGTTCGTACGGGTTTACATTATATTACCGCACCACAGTCGGGTTATATCAACAAAGCCCTGCAATCGGGTTTGGGAGAAACTTTCAAAGAAGGGGCAGCCATTGTGGGCATAATGCCGGATAAGTTTGATATGGCTGTGGAAACTTATGTTGAGCCCATTGATTTGCCTCTTATTCATGTTGGTGAAAAGATACGTATACAGTTTGATGGATGGCCTACTATCTTTTTTAGTGGATGGCCCAATGTGTCTTATGGCACTTATGGTGGGAAGATTGTAGCCATTGAAAATTTCATTAGTGAAAATGGCAAATACCGTATACTGGTGGCTCCCGATCCGGGAGAAAACCCCTGGCCGGACGTACGGGTGGGTTCGGGTGCTTTTACCATGGCCTTACTGAAAGATGTTCCGGTATGGTTTGAATTATGGCGGAAACTAAACGGCTTTCCACCTAACTATTACAAGCCGGTAACACCGGATAACACTGGTCAAAAAGATAAAAAATGA
- a CDS encoding TolC family protein, with translation MKREVILFILLIYSSLNFASDSLRVRVLTFNEYLGYVKQFHPIVRQAGLQVNMAQYKLMKSRGAFDPKIEVDYEKKNFKSTEYYDILNGTFKIPTWFGIELKAGFEQNEGTYLNPQYTVPEKGLYSAGISIPLGQGLFINERMASLKQARLFLSLTESERMLLVNEVLYEAALAYFDWYAAFSELNMFREYLNNTSIRYEGIKQQVLQGDKAAIDSVEAGIAMKNRKLSLEKARIRYVKKTMELSNYLWMEGNIPVELQDNIVPDEDLLLNIDKTLNINNGLVPDYTLSEHPKIKMLQYKVETLKVDRRLKAEKLKPRLDVNYNFITAGPLNAQDFNTDDYKAGLNFSIPLLLRKERGDVKLANTKIKDAELDFSLEMLRLDNKIESLFLEQDSYENQLDLMRTIVSDYDTMLQGEYRKFNLGESSVFLVNSRENSLIEARLKELDVRVGLLSVKASLFNVLAIQLNE, from the coding sequence ATGAAAAGAGAGGTCATATTATTTATTTTATTGATATACAGTAGTTTAAATTTTGCTTCAGATAGTTTGCGGGTGCGTGTACTAACCTTCAATGAGTACCTGGGTTACGTGAAGCAGTTTCATCCTATAGTCCGGCAAGCAGGCTTACAGGTTAATATGGCTCAGTATAAACTCATGAAATCGCGGGGTGCTTTCGATCCTAAAATCGAGGTGGATTACGAGAAAAAAAATTTCAAGTCTACCGAGTACTACGACATCCTGAACGGTACTTTTAAAATACCTACCTGGTTCGGGATCGAGCTGAAAGCCGGTTTTGAGCAGAACGAAGGAACTTATCTTAATCCGCAATATACTGTTCCGGAAAAGGGTTTGTACTCGGCCGGGATTAGTATTCCCCTGGGACAGGGATTGTTTATAAACGAACGTATGGCTTCTTTGAAGCAAGCCAGGCTGTTTTTATCGCTGACTGAATCTGAAAGAATGTTACTGGTAAACGAGGTGCTTTATGAAGCTGCGTTGGCTTATTTTGACTGGTATGCTGCATTTAGTGAGCTCAATATGTTTCGTGAATACCTCAATAATACCTCCATTCGCTATGAGGGTATAAAACAACAGGTTTTGCAGGGTGACAAAGCGGCTATTGACAGTGTGGAGGCCGGTATTGCCATGAAGAACCGGAAACTAAGCCTTGAAAAAGCCCGTATCCGCTATGTAAAGAAAACCATGGAGTTATCCAATTACCTGTGGATGGAAGGAAATATACCGGTAGAACTCCAGGATAATATTGTACCTGATGAGGATTTGTTGTTGAATATTGACAAAACACTCAATATAAATAATGGGTTGGTTCCGGATTATACATTATCCGAACATCCGAAAATAAAAATGTTACAATATAAGGTTGAAACTTTAAAAGTGGATAGACGCCTGAAAGCCGAAAAGTTGAAGCCCCGACTTGATGTTAATTATAATTTTATTACCGCAGGGCCTTTGAATGCCCAGGATTTTAATACCGATGATTACAAAGCGGGATTGAATTTCAGTATCCCTCTTTTGCTTAGAAAAGAACGGGGCGATGTAAAGCTTGCGAATACAAAAATAAAGGATGCGGAATTAGACTTTTCTCTGGAAATGTTAAGGCTGGACAATAAGATAGAATCGCTTTTTCTCGAGCAGGATTCCTACGAGAATCAATTGGATTTAATGCGAACGATTGTTTCAGATTATGATACTATGTTGCAAGGAGAATACCGAAAGTTTAATTTGGGAGAAAGTTCGGTTTTTCTGGTTAACTCCCGGGAAAATAGCCTTATTGAAGCCCGGTTAAAAGAACTTGATGTAAGAGTAGGACTTTTATCGGTTAAAGCAAGTTTATTTAATGTGCTGGCGATACAACTTAATGAATGA
- a CDS encoding ImmA/IrrE family metallo-endopeptidase, whose amino-acid sequence MNLNKSQEEANKLLDSLGWAKPGDLTLTEIAYASNADVKESDLGGSRGRILMNGDSAIITIDSKVKLESKRNFILAHEIGHLILHKKITPLFSDTNKTLSEWYAKGKHEIEANQFASELLMPSHLFKPKVNGKTLTLDLIRETADFFGTSQTATLLKYKDLGDFSVSIIYMEDGIVQWKTESNDFPLKFLQKGSNAPEGSVAGDFFKGRDLEEEPILVDAIEWFPEDFEIENHLTTELYEHNFRIGSNGLLCCLWMQ is encoded by the coding sequence ATGAATCTTAATAAGTCTCAAGAAGAAGCAAATAAATTATTAGATTCATTAGGATGGGCAAAACCAGGAGATTTAACATTAACAGAAATTGCTTATGCCTCTAATGCAGATGTGAAAGAGTCAGACTTAGGTGGTTCAAGAGGTCGGATTTTAATGAATGGAGACTCAGCTATAATAACAATAGATTCAAAAGTCAAATTAGAATCTAAACGAAATTTTATTCTTGCTCACGAAATTGGCCATTTGATTTTGCATAAAAAAATAACGCCTCTTTTTTCAGATACTAATAAAACACTAAGCGAATGGTATGCAAAGGGAAAACACGAAATTGAAGCAAATCAATTTGCTTCTGAATTATTAATGCCTAGCCATTTATTTAAGCCAAAAGTTAATGGCAAAACATTAACTTTAGATTTAATTAGAGAAACTGCAGATTTTTTTGGAACTTCTCAAACTGCTACTTTATTAAAATATAAGGATTTAGGTGATTTTTCAGTTTCTATAATCTATATGGAAGATGGTATTGTACAATGGAAAACTGAATCTAACGATTTTCCTTTAAAATTTTTGCAAAAAGGGAGTAATGCTCCAGAAGGTTCTGTTGCAGGAGACTTCTTTAAAGGTAGAGACTTAGAAGAAGAGCCAATATTAGTAGATGCGATTGAATGGTTCCCTGAAGATTTTGAAATAGAGAATCATTTAACAACTGAATTGTATGAACATAATTTTAGAATAGGTTCAAACGGATTATTATGCTGTTTATGGATGCAATAA
- a CDS encoding helix-turn-helix transcriptional regulator — MALERINRIKEVLVIQGKSQVWLAEELGKSTTSVTAFCNNKSQPHLKDLKRIAEILDVDIRELLVSTK; from the coding sequence ATGGCATTAGAAAGGATAAATAGAATAAAAGAAGTTTTAGTGATTCAAGGCAAATCTCAAGTGTGGCTTGCCGAAGAATTGGGAAAAAGTACAACCTCTGTAACTGCATTTTGCAATAATAAATCTCAACCACATTTAAAGGATTTAAAAAGAATTGCAGAAATACTTGATGTAGATATCAGAGAGTTATTAGTTTCTACAAAATGA
- a CDS encoding AbiV family abortive infection protein produces MVREKGNKSFMNLSKKECLKVAKETFRNADSMYNDGVHLAKNDSFGRATSLLILSMEENMKALILYLDGNGFEFRSRVKGIKSLFNNHKLRYPLALVLSGFNIFGKDIKEIITKIKTNPTEIQAYMRSKNKWESLAKVYLLKKIKQFISEILWFSNAEYLRQEGMYVDYDIVMKTPLDINKQDYQDVYYRINGMREFIVDFLPIFDERNEEGDLELKAHLIKLQKELISEKGYERIGELLSKFNNKKLNPLEALLENVQELETDLTEDF; encoded by the coding sequence ATGGTAAGAGAAAAAGGAAATAAAAGTTTTATGAACCTTTCAAAAAAAGAATGTTTAAAGGTTGCAAAAGAAACTTTTCGGAACGCAGACAGTATGTACAATGATGGAGTACATTTAGCAAAAAATGATTCATTTGGGCGAGCAACATCGTTGTTAATTTTGTCTATGGAAGAGAATATGAAGGCTCTAATTCTCTATCTGGATGGTAATGGTTTTGAATTTCGAAGTAGAGTTAAAGGAATTAAGAGCTTATTCAATAATCATAAATTAAGATATCCACTTGCTTTAGTACTTTCTGGTTTTAACATTTTCGGTAAAGATATTAAAGAGATTATTACTAAAATAAAAACAAATCCAACTGAAATACAGGCTTATATGAGAAGTAAAAATAAATGGGAAAGTCTGGCTAAGGTTTACCTTTTAAAAAAAATTAAACAATTTATTAGCGAGATATTATGGTTTTCAAATGCGGAATACCTTAGACAAGAAGGAATGTACGTAGACTATGATATTGTTATGAAAACCCCACTTGATATTAACAAACAAGATTATCAAGACGTATACTATAGGATAAATGGAATGAGGGAATTTATTGTTGATTTTTTGCCTATTTTCGATGAAAGAAATGAAGAAGGTGATTTAGAATTAAAAGCTCATTTAATAAAGTTGCAAAAAGAACTTATTTCAGAAAAAGGTTATGAAAGAATAGGAGAATTACTATCAAAATTTAATAATAAAAAACTTAATCCACTGGAAGCTCTTTTAGAAAATGTTCAAGAGTTAGAAACTGACTTAACGGAAGATTTTTGA
- a CDS encoding ATP-binding cassette domain-containing protein, producing the protein MSILHVDSITKSYNNKKILSDIYLSCRSGEIKGLIGRNGSGKSTLLKIIFGSEKPNSQFIKVDDEILKTMSDRRNRINYLPQHHFLPNHIKIKSLMKLFLPEAICNSLQQNYFLKPLLNKKNHELSGGERRIVEIFLIINSESKFVLLDEPFNGVSPVLKNYIVEYIKEKKPSKGFIITDHDYQNILDVSDKIIFLSNGYLREIKNESDLINLGYLPGNVNMNL; encoded by the coding sequence ATGAGTATTTTACATGTAGATAGCATAACGAAATCGTATAATAATAAAAAAATATTAAGTGACATCTATTTATCTTGCAGGTCAGGAGAAATAAAGGGACTCATCGGTCGAAATGGTTCTGGAAAATCCACGCTTTTGAAAATAATTTTTGGAAGCGAAAAACCCAATTCACAGTTTATTAAAGTAGATGATGAAATCCTGAAAACTATGTCTGACAGGAGAAACCGAATTAATTATCTTCCACAACATCATTTTTTACCCAATCATATTAAAATCAAAAGCCTGATGAAATTGTTTTTGCCTGAAGCTATCTGTAATAGCCTTCAGCAAAATTATTTCTTAAAACCTTTGTTAAATAAGAAAAATCATGAGCTATCCGGCGGTGAAAGAAGAATCGTTGAGATATTCTTAATAATTAATTCTGAATCTAAATTTGTGTTATTGGATGAACCTTTTAATGGTGTTAGCCCGGTTTTAAAGAATTACATAGTTGAATATATTAAAGAGAAAAAGCCCTCAAAAGGTTTTATCATAACTGATCATGACTATCAAAATATACTTGATGTGTCGGATAAAATTATTTTCCTAAGCAATGGGTATCTAAGAGAAATAAAAAATGAGAGTGATCTTATTAATTTAGGATATTTACCCGGGAATGTCAATATGAATTTATAA
- a CDS encoding TlpA family protein disulfide reductase, whose translation MESSIKANIFMNKLSRKSLIAISILFFYLLFGVVFKGKHEWIILCTLISSFSIAFFLFGRKEKVDTLNLYLVLILPITLLLTISSFFIGFNYSITYIVFIPISAFFGLKFAFNRNILIPVFSFLLFAFISFLLFPNLFVYMNNHEARTNKPYKKITLVSKNRDTIQLDSSKIIALDFWTTSCGVCFKKFPSLERNYLNFKNEKNIEFYSVNVPLERDKFDKTVDLVKELGYKFPTLYATSSEEVENLGINSYPHLLIIKNGRVRYDGRLEVSKSIFIYNIKNELNRLLYEH comes from the coding sequence ATGGAAAGTTCAATTAAAGCAAACATTTTTATGAATAAACTTTCTCGTAAATCATTGATTGCTATTTCAATACTATTTTTTTATTTGCTATTTGGAGTTGTTTTTAAGGGGAAGCATGAATGGATAATTTTATGTACTTTAATAAGTTCTTTCTCTATTGCTTTTTTTCTATTTGGTAGAAAAGAGAAGGTAGATACTCTAAATTTGTATTTGGTTTTAATACTCCCAATTACCTTGTTGCTTACAATATCTTCTTTTTTTATTGGATTTAATTATTCCATAACTTATATTGTTTTTATTCCTATAAGTGCTTTTTTTGGGTTAAAGTTTGCTTTTAACAGAAATATTCTCATCCCTGTATTCTCATTTTTATTATTTGCATTTATTTCATTTCTTCTTTTCCCAAATCTATTTGTTTATATGAATAATCATGAGGCTAGAACTAACAAACCCTATAAAAAGATTACTCTTGTTAGCAAGAATAGAGATACGATACAATTAGATTCATCCAAAATAATTGCCCTTGATTTTTGGACAACTTCTTGTGGAGTATGTTTCAAAAAATTTCCAAGTCTGGAAAGAAATTATCTTAATTTTAAAAACGAAAAGAATATTGAATTTTATTCTGTCAATGTTCCTTTGGAACGAGATAAGTTCGATAAAACAGTAGATCTAGTCAAAGAGTTAGGTTATAAATTCCCCACTTTATATGCAACGTCTAGTGAAGAAGTTGAAAATTTAGGAATTAATTCTTATCCTCATTTATTGATTATAAAAAATGGTAGAGTTAGGTACGATGGAAGATTAGAGGTAAGCAAAAGCATTTTTATATATAATATAAAAAATGAATTGAATAGACTTTTGTATGAGCATTAA
- a CDS encoding ATP-dependent nuclease, with protein sequence MKSPFISRVKIKNFRNFLDVDVKLNHKQVIIGENSIGKTNFLRAIQIILDKGFTDYNRQLDSSDFHDSLVDPMENGEEITITIEIRNYEHNRQLVAQFEDAVVSTEPPTLQLNYKYYPIKDENELILRYQYVIYKGINEEKHFKHDDRSLLNIKVIGALRDVERELNSNRNSPLYKLVKQYDIDQDELIDISEEMRSAADEILNLDEIRDIKKIIEEKFSTLAGLQRDNTVNLRPYDIDIERLLYTIQVFMGLKERPVSELSLGLANILYVSLMMLLLKDRTVPRIIKNEDYQGLIDKDDGEIMTECYDISTSEINYIIKDDINLDTQKKLYAFFDKNNYQPHTITILALEEPEAHLHPVLQRLIYREVLHKSENSVIFTTHSPYITAISPLESIVHGRYEDEQTKMFSTSDLKLEQKEKEDIERYLDAKKGEIYFGKGVLLVEGITEEYIIPKVAELMGTSLDDLGIIVCNIHSTNFKPYVQILNSLKIPWCLITDGDFYELEIQDDNGKEKKKKHYHRNWEEGKPQNFRGLELMNKMLVDLEIIKDEDIPSTNFSEQFDLLSENGCFVGFYTFEVDSMHVTNEEGLETFKKVYSEVRTGGEKEQENFNTELDNKNFWNGLKKIDNNISKGRFAQRLSAHLTIEMVPDYIINAINEIIKKVKNIHE encoded by the coding sequence ATGAAAAGTCCTTTTATATCTAGAGTAAAAATTAAGAATTTTCGAAATTTCTTAGATGTTGATGTCAAATTAAATCATAAACAAGTTATAATAGGAGAAAATAGTATTGGGAAAACAAATTTTTTAAGGGCAATTCAAATTATACTAGATAAAGGATTTACGGATTACAATCGTCAACTTGATTCGAGTGATTTTCATGATAGTTTAGTTGATCCTATGGAGAATGGAGAGGAAATAACAATAACTATTGAAATAAGAAATTATGAACATAATAGACAATTGGTAGCTCAATTTGAAGATGCCGTAGTTTCTACTGAACCACCAACTTTACAACTTAATTATAAATATTACCCAATTAAAGACGAAAATGAGTTGATTTTGAGATATCAATACGTTATTTATAAAGGTATCAATGAAGAAAAGCATTTTAAACATGATGATAGAAGCTTATTAAATATTAAAGTCATTGGAGCGTTAAGAGATGTCGAAAGAGAGTTAAATTCCAACAGAAACTCTCCTCTTTATAAACTGGTCAAGCAGTATGATATAGACCAAGATGAATTAATAGACATTTCAGAAGAAATGAGATCGGCTGCCGATGAAATTTTGAATTTAGATGAGATAAGAGATATCAAAAAAATCATTGAGGAAAAATTTTCAACATTAGCAGGTTTACAAAGAGATAATACGGTTAATCTGCGTCCTTATGATATTGATATTGAGAGATTGCTTTATACCATTCAGGTATTCATGGGATTAAAGGAACGTCCCGTATCAGAACTCAGTTTGGGCTTAGCAAACATTCTTTATGTTTCATTAATGATGCTTTTATTGAAGGATAGAACTGTACCTCGTATAATAAAAAATGAGGATTATCAAGGGCTAATTGATAAAGATGATGGTGAAATAATGACTGAGTGTTATGATATAAGTACTTCTGAAATAAATTATATTATAAAGGACGATATTAACTTAGATACTCAAAAAAAACTATATGCTTTTTTTGATAAAAACAATTACCAACCACATACAATTACAATACTAGCTTTAGAAGAACCAGAAGCGCACCTACATCCTGTTTTACAAAGATTAATATATAGAGAGGTATTGCATAAGAGTGAAAACTCTGTAATTTTTACTACCCATTCACCATATATAACAGCTATTTCTCCTTTAGAATCAATTGTTCATGGTAGATATGAAGATGAGCAAACAAAAATGTTTTCAACTTCAGATTTGAAATTGGAACAAAAAGAGAAGGAAGATATTGAAAGATATCTAGATGCTAAAAAAGGTGAAATATATTTTGGTAAGGGAGTTCTTTTGGTAGAAGGAATTACCGAGGAATATATAATACCAAAAGTTGCTGAATTAATGGGAACGTCATTAGATGATTTAGGAATTATTGTTTGCAATATACATTCAACCAATTTTAAACCTTATGTGCAAATCCTGAATTCATTAAAAATTCCTTGGTGTTTAATTACTGATGGAGATTTTTATGAATTAGAAATCCAAGATGATAATGGAAAAGAAAAAAAGAAAAAACATTATCATCGTAATTGGGAAGAAGGTAAACCACAAAATTTTAGAGGTTTAGAGTTGATGAATAAAATGCTAGTTGACCTTGAAATAATAAAAGATGAAGATATTCCTAGTACAAATTTTTCAGAACAATTTGATTTATTGAGTGAAAATGGATGTTTTGTTGGTTTTTATACGTTTGAGGTGGATTCTATGCATGTTACAAATGAAGAAGGATTGGAAACTTTTAAAAAAGTTTATTCTGAAGTTAGGACTGGAGGAGAAAAAGAACAAGAAAACTTTAATACTGAATTAGATAACAAAAACTTTTGGAATGGTTTAAAAAAAATAGATAACAATATAAGCAAAGGTAGATTTGCACAACGTCTTTCAGCACATTTAACAATTGAAATGGTTCCTGATTATATTATAAATGCCATAAATGAAATAATTAAGAAAGTTAAGAATATTCATGAATAA
- a CDS encoding UvrD-helicase domain-containing protein: protein MNKLFYRDQNLIENDESQWEAYNSNGNTVVIAGPGSGKTRVLTLKAIKLIQSEIHSPSGLACISYSRETVRELKKRLKEYGYRKNQYDFIGTMHGFCLIHILQPFGHLFPEYNIPVPLKIASNDLVRQIYNGVLAELNVEQIAISITDINKQRSLSFNGSSEVQIQTNAFEVQAAELFERKLFETGTVDFISMVNISTKMIREQDYIKKTLEARFPWILIDEYQDLGKALHEIVLELKTQTGAKIFAVGDMNQSIYGFNGAYPDFLNELDTMPDFKSIPLTSNYRSNQDIIEGSIDTLALKPPRLKYAAKKRIDERAELTFITCEAERQEQYEVVTKKIIPKLIEKGISYKDIGILVGSNSFFSPEVTEMATALKDENIPFFIVKWTFSNTDIVFWLQDCAQWCLDKTKQSFDELFKFWYLQLELHNDDKILWEEIRLKSLFHEVLTESKLTSDVLSWLEFIFDKLNLRDMLADSIRYPDENHNLDLLLDEARNKNLKESKLGRFAYLGEPEDEVTVTTRHSSKGLEFEVIILLGMEEGRFPYYNIEEGSREMEEAHRLCYVCISRAKSECILLRSKKITINTRNGPWLKDYEASRFWNILIERFGTEENTYESKDY, encoded by the coding sequence ATGAATAAATTATTTTATAGAGACCAAAATCTAATTGAAAATGACGAAAGTCAATGGGAAGCATATAATTCAAATGGCAATACGGTAGTCATTGCTGGTCCCGGAAGTGGTAAAACAAGGGTTTTGACATTGAAGGCAATTAAATTAATTCAATCAGAAATACATTCTCCATCAGGTCTTGCTTGTATTAGTTATAGCAGAGAAACTGTTAGAGAATTAAAAAAACGTTTAAAAGAGTATGGTTATCGAAAAAACCAATATGATTTTATTGGAACCATGCATGGGTTTTGTCTAATACATATACTTCAGCCTTTTGGACATCTATTTCCAGAATATAATATACCAGTACCATTAAAAATAGCTTCGAATGATTTAGTACGACAAATATATAATGGCGTATTAGCAGAATTAAATGTTGAGCAAATTGCTATATCAATTACCGATATTAATAAACAAAGATCCTTGTCATTTAATGGTAGTAGCGAAGTACAAATCCAAACTAATGCGTTTGAAGTACAAGCAGCTGAGCTTTTTGAAAGAAAATTATTTGAAACTGGGACAGTTGATTTTATCAGTATGGTAAATATTTCTACAAAAATGATTCGGGAGCAGGATTACATCAAAAAAACTTTAGAAGCAAGGTTTCCCTGGATTCTTATTGATGAGTATCAAGATTTAGGAAAAGCATTGCACGAAATTGTATTAGAACTTAAGACTCAAACTGGAGCAAAAATTTTCGCAGTAGGGGATATGAATCAATCTATATATGGATTTAATGGTGCTTATCCAGATTTTTTAAATGAATTAGACACAATGCCAGATTTTAAATCTATCCCTTTAACTTCGAACTATAGAAGTAATCAAGATATAATAGAGGGGTCAATTGACACATTAGCATTGAAACCACCTCGCTTGAAATATGCTGCAAAAAAACGTATAGATGAAAGAGCAGAATTAACATTTATTACTTGTGAAGCGGAACGACAAGAGCAATATGAGGTTGTGACAAAAAAAATAATACCTAAGTTGATTGAAAAGGGAATTTCATATAAAGACATTGGTATATTAGTGGGCTCAAATTCCTTTTTTTCTCCTGAAGTTACAGAAATGGCTACAGCATTGAAAGATGAAAATATTCCTTTTTTTATAGTAAAGTGGACTTTCTCAAACACTGACATAGTATTTTGGTTACAAGATTGTGCTCAATGGTGTTTAGATAAAACAAAACAATCGTTCGATGAGCTTTTCAAGTTTTGGTATTTACAGCTTGAGCTGCATAATGATGATAAAATTTTATGGGAGGAAATTCGACTGAAATCTTTATTTCATGAAGTCTTAACAGAAAGTAAATTAACTTCGGATGTACTTTCTTGGTTAGAATTCATTTTTGATAAATTAAATCTTAGGGACATGTTAGCTGATTCAATTAGGTATCCTGATGAAAATCATAATTTGGATTTATTACTGGATGAGGCTAGAAACAAAAATTTAAAGGAATCTAAACTAGGTAGATTTGCGTATCTAGGAGAGCCAGAAGATGAAGTTACAGTAACTACAAGGCATAGCTCAAAAGGATTAGAGTTTGAGGTTATAATTTTATTAGGAATGGAGGAAGGTAGGTTTCCTTATTATAATATAGAAGAAGGCTCTAGAGAAATGGAAGAAGCACATCGTTTGTGCTATGTATGTATTAGTAGAGCAAAAAGTGAATGTATATTATTACGTTCAAAAAAAATAACAATTAACACAAGAAATGGACCATGGTTAAAAGATTATGAAGCATCACGTTTTTGGAATATTTTAATTGAAAGGTTTGGAACCGAAGAAAATACGTATGAATCTAAAGATTATTAA